One Roseburia rectibacter DNA window includes the following coding sequences:
- the lepB gene encoding signal peptidase I, with amino-acid sequence MRQTDIRAVLELILYFALVAGITFLIIHFVGQRTVVNGVSMQPTLSDGDNLIVDKLSYRFHDPDRFDIIVFPQEDGRYFIKRIIGLPGENVQIDEDGFIYINGEKLMESYGKEVMRDPGLAKDGIDLGADEYFVLGDNRNNSMDSRMEEVGLIAKNRIIGRAWLRIYPFSEIGFLKHGS; translated from the coding sequence GTGAGACAGACGGATATCAGGGCAGTGTTAGAACTGATCCTGTATTTTGCACTTGTGGCAGGAATCACGTTTCTGATCATTCACTTTGTGGGACAGCGTACAGTTGTAAATGGTGTTTCCATGCAGCCGACGCTTTCCGATGGGGATAATCTTATCGTAGATAAGCTGTCCTATCGTTTTCATGACCCGGACAGGTTTGATATTATTGTTTTTCCACAGGAAGACGGCAGATATTTTATCAAGCGGATCATTGGACTTCCGGGGGAAAACGTACAGATCGATGAGGATGGATTTATTTACATCAATGGCGAAAAGCTGATGGAGTCTTACGGAAAAGAAGTGATGCGTGATCCGGGACTGGCAAAAGATGGGATAGATCTCGGGGCGGATGAATATTTTGTGCTTGGGGATAACCGGAATAACAGCATGGACAGCCGTATGGAAGAAGTCGGACTGATCGCGAAAAACAGGATCATAGGACGTGCATGGCTTCGTATTTATCCGTTTTCAGAAATCGGTTTTCTAAAACATGGTTCCTGA
- the trpS gene encoding tryptophan--tRNA ligase, which yields MAQKIILTGDRPTGKLHVGHYVGSLKRRVELQNSGEYDKIFIMIADAQALTDNADNPAKVRSNIMEVALDYLSVGIDPAKSNIFIQSYVTELTELTFYYMNLVTVSRLQRNPTVKSEIQMRNFETSIPVGFFCYPISQAADITAFHATTVPVGEDQMPMLEQTKEIVHKFNAVYGETLTDPQILLPENKACLRLPGIDGKAKMSKSLGNCIYLSEPETDVKKKIMSMYTDPNHIRIEDPGNLEGNTVFTYLDAFCNDGHFAEYLPEYSCLQELKDHYTRGGLGDVKVKKFLNNVMQEELSPIRARRKEYENRIDDVYDILKKGSETAKAEAEKTLAEVKHAMKIDYFDTPEFLEEQREKFK from the coding sequence AAAGCGAAGAGTTGAACTTCAGAATTCCGGAGAATATGACAAGATCTTTATTATGATCGCAGATGCACAGGCACTTACAGATAATGCAGATAATCCTGCAAAAGTGCGCAGCAATATCATGGAAGTAGCACTCGATTATCTTTCTGTAGGAATTGATCCGGCGAAGTCGAATATCTTTATCCAGTCTTATGTGACAGAGCTGACAGAGCTGACATTTTATTATATGAACCTTGTTACGGTATCGAGACTGCAGCGCAATCCGACCGTAAAATCAGAGATTCAGATGCGTAACTTTGAGACAAGCATTCCGGTTGGATTTTTCTGTTATCCGATCAGTCAGGCTGCTGATATCACTGCATTCCATGCAACGACAGTTCCGGTTGGCGAAGATCAGATGCCGATGCTTGAGCAGACAAAGGAGATCGTACACAAATTTAATGCCGTATACGGTGAGACACTGACAGATCCGCAGATCTTACTGCCGGAAAACAAGGCATGTTTAAGACTTCCGGGTATTGATGGAAAGGCAAAGATGAGTAAATCACTCGGCAACTGTATTTATCTCTCCGAGCCGGAAACTGACGTAAAGAAAAAGATCATGTCCATGTATACTGATCCGAATCATATCCGCATTGAAGATCCGGGTAATCTTGAGGGCAATACAGTATTTACTTATCTGGATGCGTTCTGCAATGATGGACATTTTGCAGAATATCTTCCGGAATATTCCTGTTTACAGGAGTTAAAAGATCATTATACACGCGGTGGTCTTGGCGATGTCAAAGTGAAGAAGTTCTTAAATAATGTCATGCAGGAAGAGCTTTCTCCGATCCGTGCACGCAGAAAAGAATACGAAAACCGTATCGATGATGTGTATGATATCTTAAAGAAAGGCAGTGAGACTGCAAAAGCTGAGGCAGAAAAAACGCTTGCCGAAGTAAAACATGCAATGAAGATCGACTATTTTGATACACCGGAGTTTTTAGAAGAACAGAGAGAAAAATTCAAGTAA
- a CDS encoding ribonuclease HII — translation MEERKIGQIKDELKAATEAMLPSFIASYEPDERSGVKKLVEQAKKRLQKLEEERKRVWNLQEYERKYSEYAYICGIDEVGRGPLAGPVVAGAVILPKDCDILYINDSKKLTAAKREELYDEIMEKAVATGIGMVPPQRIDEINILQATYEAMREAISKLNPSPDILLNDAVTIPEVTIPQVPIIKGDAKSISIGAASIIAKVTRDRLMVEYDQILPEYGFASNKGYGSAEHIAALKKYGASPIHRRSFIHNFIE, via the coding sequence ATGGAAGAACGAAAAATAGGACAGATCAAAGATGAATTAAAGGCGGCAACGGAAGCAATGCTGCCTTCTTTTATTGCTTCTTATGAGCCGGATGAGAGAAGCGGCGTTAAAAAACTTGTGGAGCAGGCAAAAAAGCGCCTGCAAAAATTAGAGGAAGAGCGAAAAAGAGTCTGGAATCTGCAGGAATATGAGCGAAAATACAGTGAGTATGCATATATCTGTGGAATAGATGAGGTAGGAAGAGGACCTCTTGCCGGTCCGGTCGTTGCCGGTGCGGTGATCCTGCCCAAAGACTGCGATATACTATATATCAATGATTCTAAAAAACTTACAGCGGCAAAACGTGAGGAACTTTATGATGAGATCATGGAGAAGGCGGTCGCAACAGGGATCGGTATGGTGCCGCCGCAAAGGATCGATGAGATTAATATTTTACAGGCAACTTATGAAGCAATGCGTGAAGCTATAAGTAAATTAAATCCTTCACCCGATATATTATTAAATGATGCGGTGACGATACCGGAAGTTACAATTCCGCAGGTACCGATCATAAAAGGAGATGCAAAGAGTATTTCCATCGGTGCAGCGAGTATTATCGCAAAGGTGACGAGGGACAGACTGATGGTTGAATATGACCAGATCCTTCCGGAGTATGGTTTTGCGTCAAACAAAGGATATGGTTCGGCGGAGCATATTGCGGCATTAAAGAAATACGGCGCATCCCCGATCCACCGCAGGAGTTTTATCCATAATTTTATAGAGTAA
- the ylqF gene encoding ribosome biogenesis GTPase YlqF, with product MQFQWYPGHMTKAKRQMQEDIKLIDLVIELVDARIPLASRNPDIDELGKNKARLILMNKSDLSDTRRNREWSDFFREKGYFVVCLDARSKAGMKDVTNVVMEACREKIERDRKRGIKNRPVRAMVVGIPNVGKSTFINSYAGKACAKTGNKPGVTKGKQWIRLNKNVELLDTPGILWPKFEDQRVGLYLALIGAIKDEILNIDELSLELIKILLSDYPSVLHERYGVEEDAEPPVILGQIAENRKCISKGNELDYSKAAALLIDEFRSGKLGQITLERPKMQEDSAG from the coding sequence ATGCAATTTCAATGGTATCCAGGGCATATGACAAAAGCAAAACGTCAGATGCAGGAAGATATAAAACTGATCGATCTGGTTATTGAGCTGGTGGATGCAAGAATACCGCTCGCAAGCCGTAACCCGGATATAGATGAACTTGGAAAAAATAAGGCAAGACTGATCCTGATGAACAAATCAGATCTGTCAGATACGAGAAGAAACCGCGAGTGGTCGGATTTTTTCCGTGAAAAAGGTTATTTTGTGGTCTGCTTAGATGCAAGAAGCAAGGCAGGGATGAAGGATGTTACAAATGTTGTGATGGAAGCCTGCAGGGAGAAAATCGAGCGTGACCGGAAAAGAGGAATCAAAAACCGTCCGGTACGTGCGATGGTTGTCGGTATTCCTAATGTCGGTAAATCGACATTTATCAATTCTTATGCCGGAAAGGCGTGTGCAAAGACTGGGAATAAACCGGGTGTTACAAAGGGAAAACAGTGGATCAGACTCAACAAAAACGTGGAACTGTTAGATACACCGGGGATTCTCTGGCCTAAATTCGAAGATCAGAGAGTCGGACTTTATTTAGCACTCATCGGTGCGATCAAAGATGAAATATTAAATATTGATGAGCTGTCGTTAGAGCTGATAAAAATACTGTTAAGTGATTATCCGTCCGTACTTCATGAACGTTATGGTGTGGAGGAGGATGCAGAACCACCGGTAATTTTAGGACAGATCGCAGAAAACAGAAAGTGCATCTCAAAAGGCAACGAATTAGACTACAGTAAAGCAGCAGCACTTCTGATCGATGAATTCCGGAGTGGAAAATTAGGACAGATCACACTGGAACGTCCGAAAATGCAGGAGGACAGTGCCGGGTGA
- the fliK gene encoding flagellar hook-length control protein FliK produces MQIRDMLGQYSQNVKNGTEELMSAQGTQKLVSSMQELEPGSTFEGTVNSVKNGKVILALGNGQTITARLDGKVSIQPGESMFFQVRSNDGTTIALRPYVQAGNINNPILLNALTAAGVPATERNITMVDSMMKEQMSINKQSILDMGRVIGSNPNVNVNTAVLMTKIGLPVSTEMASQFENYMADQHAIVDEMDLAMNQLGRLLGDADLGEQQSFELYGKVLDILNGEGESLTQAADGLQQDQTGAAINAGENIQAGTAINADGNLQAGTAINADGNLQAGTAINADGNIQAGATVNAGGNINTETAADQIQNQTAAGEAQMQQTAKDLLSMGTAESGAENASLKNTQMQTDTLEQILDQNGLDHLKRLLQNIPTLTGNTDLFEMNAEEDVFVDTMSGEDAGKKTLELAQTVTEPEVNLKQSMTAEDFLNTLRDALGQNREYGFAGMTKLFGSKEFAAILKNRAQKQWLLEPEQLKETSKVSELYERLDHQMKQMENVMKAAGVTQNSFVQTAADIRSNVEFMNQINQVYTYVQLPLKLSGQNASGDLYVYTNKKNLNDPEAELTAFLHLDLDNLGSTDVSIRMKDKNVKTNFYIADDASYDLIEKHLPVLEKRLAQKGYHCSITMSKEEKKVEFVEDFLQKDMPQMGMVHRYSFDVRA; encoded by the coding sequence ATGCAGATCAGAGATATGTTGGGGCAGTACAGTCAGAATGTCAAAAACGGAACAGAGGAACTTATGAGTGCGCAGGGAACACAGAAACTTGTGTCATCCATGCAGGAACTAGAGCCGGGCAGCACGTTTGAAGGAACGGTTAACAGTGTCAAAAATGGCAAAGTTATTCTGGCACTCGGAAACGGACAGACTATAACAGCAAGACTCGATGGAAAAGTATCCATTCAGCCGGGTGAGTCTATGTTTTTTCAGGTCCGTTCCAATGATGGGACAACGATCGCACTTCGTCCTTATGTTCAGGCAGGCAATATCAATAATCCGATCCTGTTAAATGCTCTGACTGCCGCAGGAGTTCCGGCGACAGAGCGGAATATCACGATGGTGGATTCCATGATGAAAGAACAGATGTCGATCAATAAACAGAGTATTCTTGATATGGGAAGAGTTATAGGAAGCAATCCAAATGTCAATGTAAATACAGCGGTTCTGATGACAAAGATCGGACTTCCGGTCAGTACAGAGATGGCATCACAGTTTGAAAATTATATGGCTGACCAGCATGCGATCGTAGATGAAATGGATCTTGCAATGAATCAGCTCGGACGTCTTTTAGGAGATGCGGATTTAGGAGAGCAGCAGTCCTTTGAATTATATGGGAAAGTATTAGATATTTTAAACGGAGAGGGAGAAAGTCTCACACAGGCTGCGGATGGATTACAGCAGGATCAGACAGGAGCAGCCATAAATGCCGGAGAAAACATACAGGCAGGCACAGCCATAAATGCAGACGGCAATCTACAGGCAGGCACAGCTATAAATGCAGATGGCAATCTACAGGCAGGCACAGCCATAAATGCAGATGGAAATATACAAGCAGGCGCAACAGTAAATGCCGGTGGCAACATAAATACAGAGACCGCTGCAGATCAGATTCAGAATCAAACAGCAGCTGGAGAAGCGCAGATGCAGCAGACTGCAAAAGATCTGCTTTCAATGGGAACTGCAGAGTCAGGAGCAGAAAATGCATCATTAAAAAATACGCAGATGCAGACGGACACGTTAGAGCAGATCTTAGATCAGAATGGTCTGGATCATTTAAAACGTTTACTGCAGAATATCCCGACGCTGACCGGCAATACAGATCTTTTTGAGATGAATGCAGAGGAAGATGTGTTTGTGGATACAATGTCAGGAGAGGATGCGGGGAAGAAGACATTAGAATTAGCGCAGACAGTGACAGAACCGGAAGTAAATTTAAAACAGTCCATGACGGCAGAAGATTTTTTAAATACACTCCGGGATGCGTTAGGACAGAACCGGGAGTATGGATTTGCAGGAATGACCAAACTGTTCGGAAGTAAGGAATTTGCTGCGATCTTAAAGAACCGTGCCCAAAAACAGTGGCTGCTTGAACCGGAACAGTTAAAAGAAACATCTAAGGTCAGTGAACTTTATGAACGTTTAGATCACCAGATGAAACAGATGGAAAATGTAATGAAAGCTGCCGGAGTCACACAGAACTCTTTTGTACAGACGGCAGCAGACATCCGCAGCAATGTGGAATTTATGAACCAGATCAATCAGGTGTATACTTATGTACAGCTTCCACTAAAATTGTCGGGACAGAATGCATCCGGGGATTTGTATGTGTACACCAATAAAAAGAATCTGAATGATCCGGAAGCAGAACTGACCGCTTTTTTGCATTTAGATCTTGATAATTTAGGTTCCACGGATGTTTCTATCCGCATGAAGGACAAAAATGTAAAGACAAATTTTTATATTGCAGATGATGCGTCCTATGATCTGATCGAAAAGCATCTTCCGGTGTTAGAAAAGAGACTGGCACAGAAAGGGTATCATTGCAGCATTACGATGTCAAAAGAAGAAAAAAAGGTTGAATTTGTAGAAGATTTTCTGCAGAAAGATATGCCACAGATGGGAATGGTTCACAGATATTCGTTTGATGTACGTGCATAA
- the lepB gene encoding signal peptidase I: protein MVRRRKSGLNFGKRKKKINFTVVKEVLSWTVEIALTLLIAFTFVYFIGLRTSVVGQSMSKTLNGGDQILVNRFVYKVTDPKTNDIIVFLPNGNGKSHYYVKRVIGVPGDTIQVKNGTVYVNGKAFDEETDVASIEDAGLAADEITLGPDEYFVLGDNRNNSEDSRYANIGNIKKDYIIGKAWFRIAPFSELGFL from the coding sequence GTGGTAAGACGAAGAAAAAGTGGTTTAAACTTTGGAAAACGAAAGAAAAAGATCAATTTTACAGTAGTAAAAGAAGTTTTGTCATGGACAGTAGAAATAGCGCTCACATTACTTATTGCATTTACCTTTGTTTATTTTATCGGACTCCGGACAAGTGTTGTAGGACAGTCAATGTCTAAGACATTAAATGGCGGAGACCAGATTTTAGTAAACCGTTTTGTTTATAAAGTGACAGATCCGAAAACAAATGATATAATCGTATTTCTGCCAAATGGAAATGGAAAATCCCATTACTATGTAAAGCGTGTCATAGGTGTTCCGGGAGATACCATACAGGTTAAAAATGGAACGGTATACGTCAACGGAAAAGCATTTGATGAGGAAACGGATGTTGCATCTATTGAAGATGCAGGACTTGCGGCGGATGAGATCACACTTGGACCGGATGAATATTTTGTTCTGGGAGATAACCGTAATAACAGTGAGGACAGCCGTTATGCAAATATTGGAAATATAAAAAAAGACTATATCATAGGAAAAGCCTGGTTTCGGATCGCGCCGTTCTCGGAACTTGGATTTCTATAA